A region from the Gossypium hirsutum isolate 1008001.06 chromosome A08, Gossypium_hirsutum_v2.1, whole genome shotgun sequence genome encodes:
- the LOC107926132 gene encoding mitochondrial import inner membrane translocase subunit TIM50, translating to MSPIVLRSRICSHKCSSKIINRRAFSSGVDSSSSIPSKETVIASQSILSDQSPVPHPPPAPETFPPASGGKIWSFLKYGLLGAVTGTVGYAGYLSYKCSYEEVDQKAKALRAAASYAPSEDSSAIDKYRGLLYSAAMTVPAKALESYLDLRRLVEENVLEFTEPTSDKLLPDLHPQEQHVFTLVLDLNETLLYTDWKRERGWRTFKRPGVDAFLEHLAKFYEIVVYSDQMNMYVDPVCERLDPNHCIRYRLSRGDTKYQNGKHYRDLSKLNRNPAKILYVSAHAFESSLQPENCVPIKPFKLEGDDTALLDLIPFLEYVARNSPADIRQVLQSYERKDLAKEFLERSKEYQRRKQEQRQQQGRFWWR from the exons ATGTCTCCGATTGTTCTTCGATCGCGAATATGTTCACATAAATGCAGTTCAAAGATCATTAATCGAAGGGCATTTAGTTCAGGAGTGGATTCTTCATCTTCAATTCCGTCTAAAGAAACGGTCATTGCTTCACAATCCATTCTTTCCGATCAATCTCCGGTGCCTCATCCTCCTCCGGCCCCGGAAACTTTCCCTCCAGCTTCGGGAGGGAAAATTTGGAGCTTTCTCAAGTACGGACTCCTCGGAGCTGTCACTGGAACTGTTGGCTATGCTGGTTATCTCTCTTACA aGTGTTCGTACGAGGAAGTAGATCAGAAGGCAAAGGCATTGCGGGCTGCAGCAAGTTATGCTCCTAGTGAAGATTCATCTGCTATTGAt aaATATCGAGGCTTGCTTTACTCTGCTGCTATGACAG TTCCAGCTAAAGCACTTGAATCCTATCTGGATCTCAGGAGGTTGGTGGAAGAAAACGTATTG GAATTTACTGAACCAACCTCAGATAAGCTTCTTCCTGATTTGCATCCTCAAGAACAACATGTTTTTACGCTTGTCCTAGATCTGAACGAGACATTACTTTATACAGATTGGAAG CGAGAGAGAGGCTGGCGTACCTTCAAAAGACCTGGAGTTGATGCCTTTTTGGAGCACTTGGCAAAGTTCTATGAAATTGTTGTGTACTCCGACCAGATGAATATG TATGTCGATCCTGTTTGCGAAAGGTTGGACCCTAACCATTGTATACGATATAGGCTATCAAGGGGTGATACTAAATATCAGAATGGCAAGCATTATAGA GATCTCTCGAAGCTTAACCGGAATCCAGCCAAGATTTTATACGTGAGTGCTCATGCATTCGAGTCTAGCCTTCAACCTGAAAATTGTGTTCCTATTAAGCCGTTTAAGCTCGAGGGAGATGATACCGCACTTTTGGATCTTATTCCATTTCTCGAAT ACGTAGCGCGCAATAGTCCAGCTGATATCAGACAAGTATTACAATCTTATGAAAGAAAAGATCTCGCGAAAGAGTTTCTTGAGCGTTCTAAAGAATATCAGAG GCGAAAGCAAGAACAAAGGCAGCAGCAAGGTCGATTCTGGTGGCGATGA